The following proteins are encoded in a genomic region of Bernardetia sp. MNP-M8:
- a CDS encoding thioredoxin family protein, with protein MDYLDKDYLEKSLSYQEYRTLGQELLEKATTTNRDNRPEILEYTNTNMYRMNRLDKTTKVNENVKNALATISSNEKYYWIVLTESWCGDAAQIVPVMNKIAEEAGEKLEIRFPPVLARFFVAIARF; from the coding sequence ATGGATTATTTAGATAAAGACTATTTAGAAAAATCTCTTTCTTACCAAGAGTACAGAACACTTGGACAAGAACTTTTAGAAAAAGCAACCACCACAAACAGAGATAATCGTCCAGAAATTTTGGAATATACAAATACAAATATGTATCGTATGAACAGGCTTGACAAGACAACAAAAGTAAACGAGAATGTCAAAAATGCTTTAGCTACTATTTCATCAAATGAAAAATATTATTGGATCGTTTTGACAGAGAGTTGGTGTGGAGATGCTGCTCAAATTGTACCTGTTATGAATAAAATTGCAGAAGAAGCAGGCGAAAAACTAGAAATTCGTTTTCCCCCTGTCCTTGCTCGGTTTTTTGTGGCTATCGCTCGTTTTTAA
- a CDS encoding alkaline phosphatase D family protein, whose product MSIVFAIIFSTSSFAQEEVKSALKTEFVQSGPMVGYSEMSEIGLWVQTKKAAKVHIAYRPKLNLATEKAISDAPFQFTEPIQTNSLTAFVAKPVLRNLEHSTKYEYKVFINDKEVPFEYDLKCQTQLLWQYRTDPPKIKFAFGSCVYVNEPEADRPGKGYGSEYEIFTSLYKENVDFMVWGGDNTYLRDPDWGSRSGIMHRYTHTRSLPEMQPLLAGIHNYATWDDHDFGPNDSDYTFANKDITTEAFQLFWHSQNTSIIEGANNVVSTFTWGDAQFFMLDNRTFRQAQDYEAENKSYFGEKQVQWLIESLVSSKAPFKFVVAGGQVLNESAIFENYATYKEERQKVLDAIQKQNIEGVIFLTGDRHHSVITKMERENDYPLYDITSSSITAGSATPKEDENPTAIKESFIVGKHNYAVIEIDGKRKERILTITYKDKDGKDLYSLTIKEDELKRAKK is encoded by the coding sequence TTGTCAATCGTATTTGCAATTATCTTTTCTACATCCTCTTTTGCTCAAGAAGAGGTTAAAAGTGCTTTAAAAACTGAATTTGTACAGTCAGGTCCTATGGTTGGGTATTCTGAAATGAGTGAAATTGGTCTTTGGGTACAAACCAAAAAAGCTGCAAAAGTACATATTGCTTATCGTCCAAAATTAAATCTAGCAACAGAAAAAGCTATTTCAGATGCACCCTTCCAATTTACAGAACCTATCCAAACGAACTCTCTAACAGCTTTTGTTGCAAAACCAGTTTTGAGAAATCTTGAGCATTCTACAAAATATGAATATAAAGTATTCATAAATGATAAAGAAGTTCCTTTTGAGTATGATTTGAAATGCCAAACTCAACTACTTTGGCAATACCGAACTGACCCACCAAAAATTAAATTTGCTTTTGGCTCTTGTGTGTATGTAAACGAACCTGAAGCTGACCGTCCTGGAAAAGGATATGGAAGTGAGTATGAAATTTTCACTTCTCTTTATAAAGAAAATGTTGATTTTATGGTTTGGGGTGGAGATAATACTTATTTACGTGACCCAGACTGGGGCAGTCGTTCGGGAATTATGCACCGTTATACACATACTCGTTCGCTTCCAGAAATGCAACCTCTTTTAGCAGGTATTCATAATTATGCTACTTGGGATGACCACGATTTTGGCCCTAATGATTCTGACTATACATTTGCCAATAAAGATATTACTACAGAAGCCTTTCAACTTTTTTGGCACAGCCAAAATACAAGTATTATAGAAGGGGCAAATAATGTAGTAAGCACTTTTACGTGGGGAGATGCACAGTTTTTTATGTTAGATAATCGTACTTTCAGACAAGCACAAGATTATGAAGCTGAAAATAAAAGTTATTTTGGCGAAAAACAGGTGCAGTGGCTTATTGAGTCTTTAGTTTCTAGTAAAGCTCCTTTTAAATTTGTGGTAGCTGGTGGACAGGTTTTAAATGAAAGTGCAATCTTTGAAAACTATGCAACCTACAAAGAAGAACGTCAGAAAGTATTGGATGCCATTCAAAAACAAAATATTGAAGGTGTAATTTTCCTGACAGGTGACCGTCATCATAGTGTAATTACTAAAATGGAACGTGAAAATGATTATCCTTTGTATGATATTACTTCTTCTTCCATTACAGCAGGTTCTGCCACACCAAAAGAAGACGAAAATCCGACAGCCATTAAAGAGTCATTTATTGTAGGAAAACACAATTACGCAGTCATTGAAATTGATGGAAAACGTAAAGAACGTATCCTGACAATTACTTATAAAGACAAAGATGGAAAAGATTTGTATTCACTTACCATCAAAGAAGACGAACTAAAACGAGCAAAGAAATAA
- a CDS encoding lipoprotein signal peptidase, with protein MKYLPYFLIALGVILIDQALKLYIHSTLSLGEDILIFGDWFKLHYTLNPGMAFGITLGSDYGKLILTVFRIFAGIGIAYVMARAALRDAPKGFVFSMALILGGAFGNIVDSTFYGVFIEGNAVAMYGNEPSFYPWFHGQVIDMFYFDIASGYFPDNLPFVGGDHYSFFPIFNIADAAIFIGVCIILIWQKRFFPKEEVVEIEVEKSLEDEIRTDNSSNTENTEEDKISDTSDEDTTIFVAGENDLKEDKINEDFKKEN; from the coding sequence ATGAAATACCTACCTTATTTTCTTATTGCGCTAGGCGTAATTCTTATTGACCAAGCTCTCAAATTATATATTCATTCTACACTTTCTCTAGGTGAAGACATTCTGATTTTTGGCGACTGGTTCAAACTTCATTATACACTCAACCCTGGAATGGCATTTGGTATTACGTTGGGTTCTGATTATGGAAAACTTATTCTGACTGTATTTAGAATTTTTGCAGGAATAGGAATTGCTTATGTGATGGCTCGTGCTGCATTGCGTGATGCTCCAAAAGGCTTTGTTTTTAGTATGGCTCTTATTTTAGGAGGAGCATTTGGAAATATTGTAGATTCTACTTTTTATGGTGTTTTTATAGAAGGAAATGCTGTTGCTATGTACGGAAATGAACCAAGTTTTTATCCTTGGTTTCATGGGCAAGTAATCGATATGTTTTATTTTGATATTGCTTCAGGTTATTTTCCTGATAATTTGCCTTTTGTTGGTGGCGACCATTACTCATTTTTTCCAATTTTTAATATCGCTGATGCAGCTATTTTTATAGGAGTTTGTATTATCTTGATTTGGCAAAAACGTTTCTTTCCAAAAGAAGAAGTGGTTGAAATAGAAGTGGAAAAATCTTTAGAAGATGAAATTAGAACAGACAACTCAAGTAATACAGAAAATACAGAAGAAGATAAAATATCTGATACATCTGATGAAGATACAACTATCTTTGTAGCAGGAGAAAATGATTTAAAAGAAGATAAAATAAATGAAGACTTTAAAAAAGAGAATTAG
- the miaB gene encoding tRNA (N6-isopentenyl adenosine(37)-C2)-methylthiotransferase MiaB: protein MNKLIADIDIVGEKNASEAIHEPCETVKKTANNAKEGERKLYIESYGCQMNFADSEIVAAVMQEHGFGTTDSAEDADLIFLNTCSIREKAEQTVRKRLVHINGLKKRKPEMMVGVLGCMAERLKHKFLDEEKIVDLVAGPDAYRDLPKLVGSVDDGQKAVNVLLSREETYADISPIRLNSNGISAFVSIMRGCDNVCSFCVVPFTRGRERSRPADSIVQEIKDLVAQGYKEVTLLGQNVDSYKWTNVPRTIRAENFEAETGEKVRNENFATLLEMVAQIDPNLRVRFTTSHPKDMTDDVLHVMAKYENICKYIHLPVQSGNSRVLKLMNRTYTREWYIDRVDAIRRILGEDCAISSDMISGFCTETEEEHQETLTLMDYVNYDYSYMFFYSERPGTLAAKKYLDDIPMDVKKKRLSEIIELQSKHSLARNQRLIGRTHKVLVEGESKRSDKDLQGRTTDNKVIVFPRENYEKGQYVNVHVNDCTSATLFGKAVELAN, encoded by the coding sequence ATGAATAAATTAATTGCTGATATTGATATAGTTGGCGAAAAAAACGCAAGTGAAGCTATACACGAACCTTGCGAAACTGTCAAAAAAACAGCCAACAACGCCAAAGAAGGAGAGCGAAAACTCTACATCGAAAGTTATGGTTGTCAAATGAATTTTGCTGATAGCGAAATCGTGGCTGCCGTAATGCAAGAACACGGTTTTGGAACAACCGATTCGGCAGAAGATGCTGATTTGATTTTCCTAAACACCTGTTCTATTCGTGAAAAAGCCGAACAAACCGTTCGCAAACGCTTAGTTCATATCAACGGACTCAAAAAACGTAAGCCTGAAATGATGGTTGGTGTTTTGGGTTGTATGGCAGAGCGTTTGAAACACAAATTTTTAGACGAAGAGAAAATTGTAGATTTAGTGGCTGGGCCCGATGCCTATCGTGATTTGCCAAAACTGGTCGGTTCGGTAGATGACGGACAAAAAGCTGTCAATGTACTTCTTTCAAGAGAAGAAACCTATGCTGACATTTCGCCTATTCGTTTGAATAGTAATGGAATTTCTGCTTTTGTTTCGATTATGCGTGGTTGTGATAATGTTTGTAGTTTCTGTGTTGTGCCATTTACTCGTGGTCGTGAGCGCAGCCGTCCTGCTGATTCGATTGTACAAGAAATTAAAGATTTGGTAGCTCAAGGTTATAAAGAAGTTACTTTATTAGGACAAAATGTAGATTCATACAAATGGACAAATGTTCCAAGAACGATAAGAGCCGAAAATTTTGAAGCCGAAACAGGAGAAAAAGTAAGAAATGAAAACTTTGCTACACTTTTAGAAATGGTTGCTCAAATTGACCCAAATCTAAGAGTTCGTTTTACGACTTCGCACCCAAAAGATATGACGGATGATGTTTTGCATGTAATGGCGAAGTATGAAAATATTTGTAAATATATTCACTTGCCTGTTCAGAGTGGAAATAGTAGAGTTTTGAAACTCATGAATCGTACTTACACTCGTGAATGGTATATTGACAGAGTAGATGCAATTCGTAGGATTTTGGGAGAAGATTGTGCCATTAGTTCGGATATGATTTCAGGTTTTTGTACTGAAACAGAAGAAGAACACCAAGAAACATTGACTTTGATGGACTATGTAAATTACGATTATTCGTATATGTTTTTCTATTCTGAACGCCCTGGAACATTGGCAGCAAAGAAATATTTGGATGACATTCCGATGGACGTAAAGAAAAAACGCCTAAGTGAAATCATCGAACTTCAATCAAAGCATTCATTGGCTCGTAATCAAAGATTGATAGGCAGAACACATAAAGTTTTGGTAGAAGGAGAATCAAAACGCTCTGATAAAGATTTGCAAGGCAGAACGACAGACAATAAAGTAATCGTTTTTCCTAGAGAAAATTATGAAAAAGGACAGTATGTAAATGTACATGTCAATGATTGTACTTCGGCTACGTTGTTTGGAAAAGCTGTTGAATTGGCAAATTAA
- a CDS encoding IS630 family transposase produces MNFQLSISERDILKDYRKSSSGKKDYIRCTVLLGLDQGKSAKELSELLGVDLSSFYNYVKSYNSCGLSGFISSNYLGFWGKLDSFDLAALDKELRSHLHKNCQSIAYWIKENLGIDYAIKSLPSLMKRLGFSYKKTKTVPAKADKELQTHFIEDIEALIERLDSENAVLLYADAVHPQWNTRSNYAWIPTGEEREIKSSSGRKRINLTGTVNIQNPSDILISESETVDSESVREFLDKVEAAYLDKSKVYMVLDQASYFKSYLVQDWVYGSKIELIYLPAYSPNLNLIERLWKLMRKKIIDYEYYNTFEKFRTNVLAFFEYIVDYKDELETLLAPNFHVQFSKTNFY; encoded by the coding sequence ATGAATTTTCAACTTAGTATTTCTGAACGAGATATTTTAAAAGATTATCGTAAAAGTTCTTCAGGAAAGAAGGACTATATTCGTTGTACTGTTCTTTTAGGTCTTGACCAAGGTAAGTCAGCAAAAGAGTTGTCAGAGCTTTTAGGTGTTGATTTAAGTAGTTTTTATAATTATGTAAAAAGTTATAATTCCTGTGGTCTTTCTGGTTTTATTTCTTCTAATTATTTAGGTTTTTGGGGTAAGTTGGATAGTTTTGATTTGGCAGCTTTAGATAAAGAACTTCGTTCTCACTTGCATAAAAACTGCCAGTCTATTGCTTATTGGATAAAAGAAAATTTAGGTATTGATTACGCTATTAAAAGTCTTCCTAGTTTGATGAAACGTCTAGGTTTTTCTTATAAAAAGACAAAAACAGTTCCTGCTAAAGCTGATAAAGAACTTCAAACTCACTTTATAGAAGATATAGAGGCTTTGATAGAGCGTTTAGATTCAGAAAATGCTGTTCTACTCTACGCAGATGCTGTTCATCCTCAATGGAATACCCGAAGTAATTATGCTTGGATTCCAACAGGAGAGGAAAGAGAAATTAAAAGTAGTAGTGGTAGAAAGCGCATAAATTTGACAGGTACAGTAAACATTCAAAATCCAAGCGATATACTCATTAGTGAATCAGAAACAGTTGATTCAGAGAGTGTAAGAGAATTTTTAGATAAAGTAGAAGCAGCCTATTTAGATAAAAGCAAGGTGTATATGGTCTTAGACCAAGCCTCCTATTTCAAATCTTATTTGGTGCAAGACTGGGTATATGGCTCTAAAATAGAACTCATTTACTTGCCTGCCTACTCGCCTAATTTAAACTTAATTGAAAGACTTTGGAAGTTGATGAGAAAGAAAATAATTGATTATGAATACTACAATACATTTGAAAAATTTAGGACTAACGTCCTTGCATTTTTTGAATATATCGTTGATTATAAAGATGAGCTAGAAACACTTTTAGCACCTAATTTTCACGTCCAATTTTCGAAAACCAATTTCTATTGA
- a CDS encoding PAS domain-containing protein — protein MFDKTSEQERLNILNKYQILDTPADSAFDRITKLAVQLFNVPISIISLVDKDRIWFKSIEGLDIQEIPKEKGLCSSAIFSDEFYEIQNAIKNPATLNHSLVRGEFGLRFYAAVPLKVEGKYNLGTICILDKTPRVLTTKEKEILQSLADLVIEQLKTHLAATEAIQVQEYTLNMLDSLYESSNYSKSFIGKDLRIIHTNQVTKNICKIVFGKEPKKGDFLLDFILPVFQDEFKQYYERVLAGETIEVEKHEGENWWQFRLLPVYDKNTDIIGISHNLEDITKYKNITSQAKKLQHDLDILAQNFPDGSISLIDKNMIVLYTGGQGYKMYDINPRNFFGKHASEMLLPQLYRKLQEAIPKIWRGLTVSYEVDYKEQVYLTKISPIQNEDNQIETFVLAVTDITDQKRKEIRIQKQNERLKEIAWQQSHEVRRPVATILGLMNLMKMESNQENKLLYLSYLQHEVELLDKIIQKIVAVTNEE, from the coding sequence ATGTTCGATAAAACATCGGAACAAGAACGTTTGAATATTCTGAATAAATATCAAATATTAGATACTCCTGCTGATAGTGCATTTGACAGAATTACTAAACTTGCCGTTCAACTATTTAATGTTCCTATTTCTATTATTTCTTTAGTCGATAAAGATAGAATTTGGTTTAAATCAATTGAAGGATTAGATATACAAGAAATTCCAAAAGAAAAAGGACTCTGTAGCTCAGCTATTTTTTCAGATGAATTTTATGAAATACAAAATGCCATCAAAAATCCAGCTACCTTAAATCACTCTTTGGTGCGTGGAGAGTTTGGGTTGCGCTTTTATGCTGCTGTTCCTTTAAAAGTTGAAGGAAAGTATAATTTAGGTACAATTTGTATTTTGGATAAAACACCTCGTGTACTTACTACTAAAGAAAAAGAAATTCTCCAATCTCTTGCCGATTTAGTTATTGAGCAACTTAAAACTCATTTAGCAGCAACAGAGGCTATCCAAGTACAAGAATATACCCTCAACATGCTTGATTCTCTTTATGAGAGTAGTAATTATTCAAAAAGTTTTATTGGTAAAGATTTAAGAATTATTCATACAAATCAAGTTACAAAAAATATATGTAAAATCGTTTTTGGAAAAGAACCAAAAAAAGGAGATTTTTTGCTAGATTTTATATTACCAGTATTTCAAGACGAATTTAAGCAATATTATGAAAGAGTATTAGCTGGAGAAACTATTGAAGTGGAGAAACATGAAGGAGAAAATTGGTGGCAGTTTAGATTACTTCCTGTCTATGATAAAAATACCGATATTATTGGAATTTCTCATAATTTAGAAGACATAACAAAATATAAAAATATAACTTCTCAAGCCAAAAAACTACAACATGATTTAGATATTCTTGCACAAAATTTTCCTGATGGTTCTATTTCATTAATAGATAAAAATATGATTGTTCTATATACAGGAGGACAAGGCTATAAGATGTATGATATTAATCCAAGGAACTTTTTTGGCAAACATGCAAGTGAAATGCTTCTTCCTCAGTTATATCGTAAATTACAAGAAGCTATTCCCAAAATTTGGCGAGGTCTTACCGTTTCGTATGAAGTAGATTATAAAGAGCAAGTATACTTAACAAAAATATCTCCCATACAGAATGAAGATAATCAAATAGAAACATTTGTGCTTGCTGTAACAGATATTACGGATCAAAAGCGAAAAGAGATTAGAATACAAAAGCAAAATGAGCGTTTGAAAGAAATAGCTTGGCAACAGTCTCACGAAGTTAGAAGACCTGTTGCAACTATTTTGGGATTAATGAATTTGATGAAAATGGAAAGTAATCAAGAAAACAAATTACTTTATTTAAGTTACTTACAACATGAAGTCGAATTACTTGACAAAATCATTCAAAAAATAGTAGCTGTTACCAATGAAGAGTAA